From Periophthalmus magnuspinnatus isolate fPerMag1 chromosome 1, fPerMag1.2.pri, whole genome shotgun sequence:
CTGACCTGAAAGTAAAGTTTTTCTGTTTcgacaaataaaatcacacagaGCTTTTTGCAGAAGCAGGTCCGCCACAGACACAACAATAAGTCCAACAGAGCCATGGACTGCAGCCAAAGGCTCAAAACAGTGTCTGCAGCtgctttttaaacagtttttggaCCACAGAGCGTCGCTGCATCCTTAAGAGTGAGCGGTAAAAGGCCCAGGCCTGTTTGAGGAGAGCTTTGAACgagacattttatacattttattctcTTTGAATGATGTCAGCGTCTAAAATTCTCCCAAGTCTGTGTCCAATTTAGTAAAGGAACATGTTCATACAAATACTATTCAATGTAATCTTTTTAAATCTGAATCTCAAAAACCAAGCCTCATGTTAAAGCCAAGTTATAGCCCCATGTTAatggggaatcacactcctcagccttcttggtaaggtctattccagggtactggagtgGAGAATTCGACCGATAGTCGGACCTctgatccaggaggagcagtgcagtttttgtttcagtcatggaacactggaccagctctatactctccatcgggtcctcgaggttCATGGTACTTTGCCCATGAACCCTTtgagaaggcatttgactgtgtccctcgtggtgtcctttggggggtgctccggtgCATGTTAGACTTTGACAACATGCTCTGTGAACAAGGCTgttggacagaatttctaggcacagcccgaggccggagggggtctggtttgggaaccacaggatttcatctctgctgtttgcagatgatgttgtcctgatggcttctttgagccaggacctgcagcaggcactggggcggtttgcagccgagtgtgaagtggctgggatgaaaatcagctcctccaaatccgaggccatggttctcgaccggaaaaaggtggtttgctctctccgggtgggtggtgagtctctgcctcaaatggaggagttcaagtatctcggggtcttgttcacgagtgagggaaggatggagcgggagattgacaggcggatcggtgcagcgtctgcagtgatgcggtcgctgtatcagtccgttgtggtaaagaaggagctgagcccaaaggcgaagctctcgatttacctcaatctacgttcctaccctcacctatggtcatgagctttgggtaatgaccgaaaggacaaggtcgcggatacaagcggctgaaatgggcttcctccgcagagtggccgggcgcacccttagggatagggtgaggagctcggtcacacgggaggagctcggagtagagccgctgctcctacacgtcgagaggaaccagctgaggtggctcgggcatctgctcaggatgcctcctggacgcctccctaaggaggtgttccaggcatgtcccaccgggaggaggccctggggaagacccaggacacgttggagggactatgtctcttggctgaccGCTGGAGGatatgtctggggtgagggaagtctgggagtccctgcttagactgctgccccagcagGCGGTCTGTGTGCCTTTCCCTCGCCCCAAAGGAGAAAaatgcaacatgaatatgcaaatattatgttgagcaggtgacgccttggttcctccttccggcctcgttcacctctcccggctgcaccggtctgtttttcAGCCTTGAGTCTCCTCCGGCTGActtatctctgtaaaggagtATCCTGCAGAGCCCCccttttttatttctcataaTTCAGAACACACAATGTTGTCTTTAACTATTCATTTCTTATAACAGTCCTCCTTTAGAGTGTCAGGGTATAGTGCTCGTTAGGCATTCTTCAAAAGGTCACAACATTaatgaatagtttcagtgttatagTATCAAACCAGTGCTCAAACTTTAGTATAAAATAGTGCTTGTTAAACAaccttcaaaaggatacaacattcaaagaatatatgaaTTCAGCATAAAAAATGGTGCTTACATGACAACATTCAATGGATATGAGtcattatgttttgatatgatatatgaattatataatgcatctaagaagctttattcagactaatatgcattcagtattttgatatatgtatatgtgatgcaaccaagaagctttattacttagcATAGCCGTCACCCCACGCTATAGGCCCATGTTATAGCTCTATATTAAAGCCCCATGCTAAAGCCCCATATTATAGTCCCATGTTATAGCCCCATATTATAGTCCCATGTTATAGTCCCATGTTATAGTCCCATGCTAAAGCCCCATATTATAGTCCCATGTTATAGTCCCATGTTATAGTCCCATGTTATAGTCCCATGCTAAAGCCCCATATTATAGTCCCATGTTATAGTCCCATATTATAGTCCCATGTTATAGTCCCATGTTATAGTCCCATATTATAGTCCCATGTTATAGCCCCATGTTATAGCCCCATGTTATAGTCCCATATTATAGTCCCATGTTATAGCCCCATGTTATAGTCCCATGTTATAGCCCCATGTTATAGTCCCATGTTATAGTCCCATGTTATAGTCCCATGCTAAAGCCCCATGTTAAAGCTCCACATTCTAGCCCCACGTTTTTGCCCCATGTTAAAGCCCTGTTCTAAAGCCCCATGCTAACCCTGTGACATGAGCTCATACAGTCAGGTAATGCCACAGAATTCCCCAGATGCCCTGCAGGTTGATCACACACCGGAGCAGGCCTGCTGTCGGCCTACAGACTCGGAGATAACCGGTCCACAAAGGGAATTCCCTCTTAAACCTTGTCTGGTTCTAAGCTTCTGTTCTTCCCCTGAAACGTCTTAAACCTTGGCTCTGTCTGACACTGTTGGACAATCCCTGAGCCTGAAGCCtagacacacaaacagaaacacGACGACTctttttgggaagtaaacagCACTCCACTTTCAAACAGCTATTATCTTGTTCTTTTTGGGACTCCCCGCTGGAAGGAGGGAAAGTCCCATTCTTTTCCACAGAAGATTAAAGGCCCAAATGTGTGCACTGTTTAGATTTGTCATTTAAGTTTTTACACTtgtttctccctcctctctctctttctctcttgtatttccccctctcctccttccctcccttctATTTCCTTTGCCTTTTTTGCGCcgtctctctactctctccccccttacgttctctatcctctctctttctgtactCTATCCCCCTTCTCcacctctcattttctctccttcttcctctctgcctttctccttcctccctctcactccttttctctcttctgccttatttctctctcccttctcttcccctctttttctctctctccatctctcctcccttctctttctctctcctctctctccctctttcaccccctctttctctctccctcttttttctctccctttctcctccctcctctccttctctctcctctcttcccctcttttgcccctttctcactcctctctccctctctttctctctccctctctctttccctcttttttctctccctttctcctccctcctctctttctctctcctctcttcccctcttttgccccctttctccctcctttctctctcccctcacctccctcctctttctttctctcctctatctcatTCTTCcccccactttctctctccctctctcctccctttttccttctacccctctgctccttctctcctttcactccctttctctctcttctcttcctctttctctctccctctgccctctttcctccctccatctttctccccttctctaccccctctctttgtcaatcctttctccctttctctcactccctctctccccctctctttctctcctccctctgttttgTGCCCTTTACcccaaacaaacaggaagtagtggtcaCATGATGAGAGAGTGTGAAGTCCCCAGGTGGATCAGGAGGGAGCGGCGACGGCTCTGCTCCGCTTTGGTGTGTgaaagtgcagtgtgtgtgaaagtgcagtgtgtgtgaacgtaaatgtgtgtgaacgtaaatgtgtgtgtgaacgtaaatgtgtgtgtgaacgtaaatgtgtgtgtgaacgtaaATGGGGGTGTGAACGTaaatgggggtgtgtgtgtgtctgtgggggtgtgtgtgtgtttgtcgtcGTTTAAGTTTCTGATCCAAACTGAAACTCTGAGTCTGTTTCTGTTCAGACTCTTTGTTCAGACTCTTTGCCGTGGACAGCTCCTCcgacatatttttgtttgtatttgatttgactAGTTTCAGGACAATTGAATTTTAACAGTATCTGTGCAGCTCTTTATAAACATGTGACccatacacatttatacacatactCACTCACATACAGTCACATACACATaagggtaagtgtcttgccaaaggacacaatgacagcattcagcTGGAATCACAaaatttatgtcgagagcgggattcacaccatcaaccttcagatcactggGCAAACACTGAGCTACAGGGACCACGGGGCCGAACTGGGCCGTCCTGAGCTCAGGaaacacaaatcaaatcatttcCTTTTGTTGACATAAAGTCACTTTAGACGCACTCAGCggaaagaggaaccaaaacttttattcGAGTAAGAGtgctgttacttcagtaaatatATTACTCAGGTCGGctttctgaaaagtacaattgtaACAGTACTGCCCCCCTCTGACCATAAACACACTGCTGTTTAAAACTCAGCACAAAGTGAGGACTCGGcagaaaaatctgttttattacaaaaatatgtcaGTGTGTCTTTGGCACGTTTATCCAGTTCTATTGACAGTTTTATGGCTTTGGAGGAAAGGTAAACATCACAATacgtaaaataaataatacatatatatatatatgtatatacacatctgttatgaaaatatataaagaatTTACAAAAGTcattcaaataaacacacacctcAGCACATCCTCCAGGTACAAGCTTATGTTTAAAAGTGCACACACGACAAGagatttcacaaaaacataaataacattaagatttcagcacaaatcttcaaaATTTTCTCTAGTTTGAAAATTttagtgatttttaaaaataattctaGTTCTTGGCTGGACAGAtttgtagaggtaattccataactgttacctggcAACTATAACGTTAACACACATGTTAACGAGGCCAGTCCTCGTCTAACCTGCACAACAGTGATGAGTCTGATGAGTTTGGGTCACAGCCTGTAGAAAGATGTGACGACACTGaagcattcagctccaaatgaagctcatcaatgctagcagttatagcgagtAATCTGAAGCAGAGTTCCAacggcgagtatcatagcaaccacagagccaatcagcagcgaggctgttgaaggtaacgccccttccccgCCTGcaatgctggtttagcagaaagcaggcacttagcaacactgtcaatcaaacctgttgccaacactagcaggagcaacctcagggaaaggaggtgcttgatttgtctgttattaatgttcatatctggatttacagacacaatagtgaataaacctcaaacaccccaggatcatgtagagggttaatacaaacatttaagaccagaatgaggagtctgacagcagcagagacagagaggagacacagtttttacacagaaagagatttagagccaaagtcgatggagccagacgTGCGCTCATGGTCACTTCTTTTTGGAATGTagctgctagcaggttagctatgtccattttagAATCCCTCTTgttacattttgagctttttctCAGGGCCTCGATCAGATCACGCCAAGTCTCTGCACAGGGCCTCAGTTTGACTCAAAGTGCAATAGGAAACAATGAGGTATATGACATTTGGTGACTATGTCCTCACCCACGGCCCCCGCACATGAAATGGGGACTCCACTCTGACGCCTGCAGTTTAAGGTGGAACATGCGACCTTAAGTCACGTATGTGAAAGCATCTCTGCTCGGTCTTCTCAGGATTACTGTCACAACTACTAATCCACATGAACTTTTTTGGACTTAATCATTTTGGTTTCAGCACAGAGCCTTTTCAACACAAACTGTAAGTTTGTCCTTAagggtcccatattacacaaaactgtctcttgcaGCTTTAggctctcaaactgaaaatactctgttccaccttgtgatgtcatgtggtaatttttttaaaactccatacactcaGTAaactcactagaatcattttgatgatttcagttCTGGAATTTCCACTCACTgtgaaacaaaaagtaaaaggtggTAGCtcttgacttgaaaactaccacatgacatcacaaggtggaacagagcgttttgagctttggagatgtacagagtaataataaagtgtgactcaaacatgtgccaatgaagcaaaacacaattccaggtctgttagAACATGGAGCTCACAGAGTCTGTGTCATACAAGCCCTTCATGTTTTGAGTGTCCCTCCACCACATTGTACTGTAGTAACGGGGCTGTAGGGTTTAGGCTGTCGGGCTGTAGGGTTGTAGGCTATAGGGCATAGGGCCAGTTTGCGTAGTGCACTTCCTCACTTATCTCTGGTTAGTCCTGCTCATATTCTGGCACATTCTTCCCAGTGGTCAAAGTATTGTGCTGCCTGCGTGTCATCGAATTGAGCCTGGCAGCGCGGGCAGCGGAGCTCGGACTGGTCAGAGCCCTGGGGGGGGCTCTGCAGAGGTGGCGGCTGCTGTTGTCTGTCTGCCGTCTGCACCAAATGCTCGGGGTCGTTGCGTCGTCTCGGAGCGATTCGGTGCCCGATGTGAACTCGACAAAGAGGAACTATATCCTGGTCTCTGGCTCTGCCCTCGTgcactgctgccccctgctgacgACAAGAGAGAAGACATGTGACTAGCTGTACACAGTGTCTCCGCACTGCTCATTTCTGCTGCCTGTACACAAAATGTCCTCTTTaaacaactgaactgaaaagctGGGTCCTGCATATTACAAACTTTCACCTGTCTGTGCAGGTGTTTGAGCTGTCGCAGCTGCTCCTTCAGTCCCTGTATCTGTCCTTGCGCCCTCTCTCGGTCGTTGCGCTCTGACTTAAAGTCCTCTGTGTAGATCAGCACCTGcacagcaaaacaaacacatgacacATCCTGTAGTTTACGTTCtctttgagaggggagttaaagatggcattttataaataaacacaacccGTCTGAACAGGAACGAGGCCTCAGACCTCATCTACCTCCTGTTTTACCTCCACCCTCAGACCTCATCTACCTCCTGTTTTACCTCCACCCTCAGACCTCATCTACCTCCTGTTTTACCTCCACCCTCAGACCTCATCTACCTCCTGTTTTACCTCCACCCTCAGACCTCATCTACCTCCTGTTTTACCTCCACCCTCAGACCTCATCTACCTCCTGTTTTACCTCCACCCTCAGACCTCATCTACCTCCTGTTTTACCTCCACCCTCAGACCTCATCTACCTCCTGTTGTACCTCCACCCTCAGACCTCATCTACCTCCTGTTTTACCTCCACCCTCAGACCTGTGTGTGCTaacagccagtatgctaacgTCTGCTGCGTGCTGCCTGCATGTagttataaagcgttttattgtcagagaaacAGGAAGAGCACAattatcatgctagttgttaccTTTACTGTGACagtaaactctgctctggcctctgacagTTGTGCACACAGCTACACAGACCCACCTGCTGCTCCAACATCTGGATCCTCTCCGTGTCGTGTCTCCTAGCGTCCTCCatttccctcctcactctcacgCACTCCTCCATCTTGTCCTCCAGGAGGTCGTTGAGGCGACTGATCTCCTGGCACAGCATGGTGGAGCTAACAGGCCCCAGGCCCGGTACCTCTTGGAGCCTCTGGCACAGCCCCCGAATGTAGTCCTCTCTGCTGGAGTCGTACTTCTGCCACTGAGAGTTTAGCCTTTGAACCTAAAACAATGACACAATGCTCATGAATACGACCATTCTGTTCAAACTACTATTacgatactgaaattttaaacttgcttttgatactaaggaatagacttgatactcaattcTAATccagataccacaatgataaaaacactctctttagacactgtgctgctgcacattaaatgttgtactttgtgctctgtttccatgtgtcttatatctgtgtaatcctcagtgtccagtaggttcatagtggtccatgtgtgtgtgtgtgtgtgtgtgtgtgtgtgtgtgtgtgtgtgtgtgtgtgtgtgtgggtggggtggggggggggatTCTAATACTTTGGATTAGAATCAGATTTTGGAATAACAAGTGGGCCAAGAACAGGAAAATTGGGCCGAGAAGTGGACAAAAAAGTGGACCAAGAGCTTGTAGTCTGAGCTTCTTCTGAATCTAACCTGAAGAAGCTGTACTTCTGGAGATATGGACctcatgtgtaaatgtgtagttTGTATTAATCAACACGAGAACTCAGTGCAGACGTGTTTCTTACATAAGCCACGCGCTGCTTCAGCTGCTGGTTCTCCTGCTGGAGgcgctccacctcctctgtggTGTCTACCTTCTGtaagaaacacaaaatatgaaGCTGACATTTAGAACACGTGAAACATGAAGAGATGTTTGAGATCAGACATTGATTCAGaagttttacatatttattttatttagtaatcCTTTTAAAGCATCTCCTCCATTGAAGCAATGACACATGTGCCCTTTGTAGAAATTCTCATTAGTCTGAAGGTTATAAACAAAGAGCACATGTTCAAATAACTCAGATTTTCAGGGTTTCAGGAACAAGGCCCTGGTTTTCTGCTGTAGCAATTGCACAATTCAAATTTAAATCTTAGAATTTTGCACAAAATCAAACACATGAAGCCTGTTTATGCATTTACAGCCAAAAGTACCCAcctctctctgccctgtctgctgcctgccctcctcctccctcctggcCTCTTTGCTCTCCAGGCCCTTTTCCATGTCCTTTTCCAGGCCCTTCTCCAGGCGTGCTAGCAGGTCCTTGCACACTTTGACCGTAGCTCCAAGTTGGCTCCGTAGGTGTTGTGCCTCCTCTGTTAAGGAGGTGCAGAGCACAGCTCTGGTGGCCTCTAAGCGCTCCTTCTCCTGCAGAGCCGTGTGGAGTCTCCTGATCTCCTCATCCTTCTCGTGCCCAGCTTCATGTCTCactctctccagctcctcctccttctgtctgcACTCCGCCCTGAGCGTCTGGATCTCCTGCACAAgtgtcagccattttgaaaacctTTAATAATGATCTTTAATGAGATGATAATGATTTACTGTGGGCTCAAAACATCTCATAACATTACAGTGTTTTCACAGAGCTGTCCTGTAGTGACTTCAAATGAGAAATAACAGATACAAAACACATCTGgatcattttttttcatgtggtgcTTGTTTTTAAAACGAAATAAGTGACATTTCCAGCCTCTGTCTTTGGTATCAGTCGATATTGGGGATCTGCAAATATTTAAAGCATCGGTACTGGAACAGAAACAGCTGGATCGGTTCCTAATCATTACTGTGTGTATTGAATAggtcacatcctccagctctgtGGTCCTGACCCTGACCAACCCTCAAGAGTGATTATTAAAGTAAGAGACGTGGGAAATGcaaatgaagtgtcttgcccagagacACTGACAGAAAATGCATGAACAGGTTAGAACTGGCAACGCTCTGGTTGACAAGCAAAGCCTCAACTGACTGAATTCATATCACCAAGTGACCCCTGGAGGGTACCAGCTGACCTCTGTACTGCTGAGAACACATGTCAAGCAGCTTAGTGCCTGATGGACACTGTGTAGAACTTTCACATTAAGCCACATAACCTTTCCACGTTAATTATAATAATGCCATATTTATTATGacattaattataataatatcatATTTATTCCTTTATTTGCTTCAGCCGTTTGTCGAGTTGAAAACAACTTTAACCTAGATCAGGTCAAAATGTCCATAAATGGACCACGAAGACCTACTGCTCCATACGCCTCGATCTGTTTACGCACAGCTTTACGCACAGCTTTACGCACAGCTTTACGCACAGCCCTCCAGCCTTGTGAATGCCAAACGCGTATCCCCATAGAACAGAAAACTCGTGACTTTACCTGCGCTTGTCGGCTCGTTTTCAGCTCCAGCTCGCTCctcttctgtttgtgtttacagaTTTCATTACACAAACTCTCCAGCAGCGACATGGATGGACCCAACAGCACCGGCTCGTTCTCGCCCACCGTCATGTACGTGTTCTCGTAGCGGGCCAGCCTCGCCTTCAGGTCGGCTATGATGTTATCCTTTACGTACAGCTGTTTATGCATCAGCTCCATGGCCTGTGGCGTCTCATGGTGCAGCGTGCTGAGCGTGTCGTCACCGCGCTGTTGACTCGTCAGCGCGTCGTGGTCCGAGCTCGAGCTCACCGCCTCCATATTTCACGAGTTTGGTCCAAATTAACGGCAAAATGTTTGCTGTGTTTGCGCTCAGTGTCTCATTTGAGCCTTCGTCTGTGACATGTGATGAGGAGGAGGCTCGCGCAGTCACACACCAATAATAAACCCCCTTGAACAGAGCCGGGGATTTCCTACGAGGGAACTTCCCCGCGGACTTTTTCAGCCTCGTCAAACTGCTCTCAAACACAACGCGGCAgacagacgccattttgagcgCAAGAGGTTTTTTTAATCCTCCTTTGACACACTCCCGCGTTTAGAGAGTGTTTATAAGAGTGAGACACCAAACCGTGAGACAGCAAACAGTGAGATAGTAAAGAGTGAGACAGCAAAGAATGAGACAGCAAACAGTAAGACACCAAACCGTGAGACAGCAAACAGTGAGATAGTAAAGAGTGAGACAGCAAAGAATGAGACAGCAAACAGTAAGACAGCAAACCGTGAGATAGTAAAGAGTGAGACAGCAAAGAATGAGACAGC
This genomic window contains:
- the tnip2 gene encoding TNFAIP3-interacting protein 2 isoform X2, producing the protein MEAVSSSSDHDALTSQQRGDDTLSTLHHETPQAMELMHKQLYVKDNIIADLKARLARYENTYMTVGENEPVLLGPSMSLLESLCNEICKHKQKRSELELKTSRQAQEIQTLRAECRQKEEELERVRHEAGHEKDEEIRRLHTALQEKERLEATRAVLCTSLTEEAQHLRSQLGATVKVCKDLLARLEKGLEKDMEKGLESKEARREEEGRQQTGQREKVDTTEEVERLQQENQQLKQRVAYVQRLNSQWQKYDSSREDYIRGLCQRLQEVPGLGPVSSTMLCQEISRLNDLLEDKMEECVRVRREMEDARRHDTERIQMLEQQVLIYTEDFKSERNDRERAQGQIQGLKEQLRQLKHLHRQGAAVHEGRARDQDIVPLCRVHIGHRIAPRRRNDPEHLVQTADRQQQPPPLQSPPQGSDQSELRCPRCQAQFDDTQAAQYFDHWEECARI
- the tnip2 gene encoding TNFAIP3-interacting protein 2 isoform X1, whose product is MEAVSSSSDHDALTSQQRGDDTLSTLHHETPQAMELMHKQLYVKDNIIADLKARLARYENTYMTVGENEPVLLGPSMSLLESLCNEICKHKQKRSELELKTSRQAQEIQTLRAECRQKEEELERVRHEAGHEKDEEIRRLHTALQEKERLEATRAVLCTSLTEEAQHLRSQLGATVKVCKDLLARLEKGLEKDMEKGLESKEARREEEGRQQTGQREKVDTTEEVERLQQENQQLKQRVAYVQRLNSQWQKYDSSREDYIRGLCQRLQEVPGLGPVSSTMLCQEISRLNDLLEDKMEECVRVRREMEDARRHDTERIQMLEQQVLIYTEDFKSERNDRERAQGQIQGLKEQLRQLKHLHRQQGAAVHEGRARDQDIVPLCRVHIGHRIAPRRRNDPEHLVQTADRQQQPPPLQSPPQGSDQSELRCPRCQAQFDDTQAAQYFDHWEECARI